From a single Haladaptatus caseinilyticus genomic region:
- a CDS encoding Rrf2 family transcriptional regulator, whose translation MSSIELTASQKKILTALVNLHGESESAVKGEEIADDIDRNPGTIRNQMQSLKALQLVEGVPGPKGGYKPTATAFNVLDIQTLDEAAEVPLVHNDEPVENATVNQISLSSVHHPERCRAEVHIQGSLSDFHTGDLIRVGPTPLSNLEIEGELESTDTTNNIVILKIQSMQASDNKSSH comes from the coding sequence ATGTCATCGATCGAGCTGACAGCAAGTCAGAAGAAGATTCTCACTGCACTCGTAAATCTCCACGGCGAGTCCGAAAGCGCAGTGAAGGGTGAAGAGATTGCAGACGACATCGACCGCAACCCAGGGACGATTCGGAATCAGATGCAGAGCCTCAAGGCCCTCCAGCTCGTCGAAGGAGTGCCTGGGCCGAAGGGTGGGTACAAACCCACAGCAACCGCCTTTAATGTTCTTGATATCCAGACACTGGATGAAGCTGCGGAGGTACCACTAGTCCACAACGACGAGCCTGTCGAGAACGCAACTGTTAATCAGATTTCGCTGAGTAGTGTGCATCACCCAGAGCGCTGCCGTGCAGAGGTTCATATTCAAGGGTCTTTGAGCGATTTCCACACTGGTGATTTAATTCGTGTTGGACCGACCCCGCTCTCGAACCTAGAAATCGAAGGTGAACTCGAGAGCACGGATACAACAAACAACATTGTCATCCTCAAGATTCAATCGATGCAAGCATCTGATAACAAGTCGAGTCACTAG
- a CDS encoding VNG_1110C family protein: protein MTDASWFRDATEIVLPIGVLDEYRDELECQFMIPVVNKQDTTHLIGSPVVIPEVRDWLVSKKIVAPKSE, encoded by the coding sequence GTGACTGATGCCAGTTGGTTTCGCGATGCAACAGAAATTGTACTGCCGATTGGCGTGCTGGATGAGTATCGTGACGAGCTTGAATGCCAATTCATGATTCCTGTGGTCAACAAGCAGGACACAACTCATCTGATTGGTAGTCCCGTCGTTATCCCCGAAGTACGTGACTGGCTCGTCTCGAAGAAGATCGTTGCTCCAAAATCTGAATGA
- a CDS encoding ParA family protein, with translation MAKEHNSGEPRAVSVGVLKGGFGKTTTAINLARELAHRNGSALVVDLDDNGHMSQNLGFTGQYSAEENHAEAVLINGEDPTQYIQPVSHGLDIFPAHVQLEDVQSGLKEATMGTTRLKENLISPLLGEEYEYIVVDCPANRGKLNDNAMYATGNIIIPLRAESGYESGLSSTVQRLVQEARQYFELNILAITPTDLQDRIDQHTRDRSLLREINNRDGVSKLVPNYARVTDDEWDAIDNGNQNGYLPGIRHRAAIDRAHDEGVPLRDYDETCDQLEAYDELAQIVERGEVVHE, from the coding sequence ATGGCAAAGGAACACAACAGCGGAGAACCGCGCGCCGTTTCTGTCGGCGTGCTCAAAGGCGGGTTCGGAAAGACTACGACGGCAATTAACCTTGCCCGTGAGTTAGCTCATCGAAACGGCTCAGCTCTCGTTGTCGACCTCGACGACAACGGCCACATGAGTCAGAATCTCGGATTCACGGGTCAGTATAGTGCCGAAGAGAATCACGCCGAAGCCGTTCTCATCAACGGTGAGGATCCAACACAATACATTCAACCAGTAAGCCACGGACTCGATATTTTCCCCGCTCATGTACAACTCGAAGACGTTCAGAGTGGCTTGAAGGAAGCGACAATGGGCACGACACGGCTCAAGGAAAATCTCATCAGTCCGCTACTTGGTGAGGAGTACGAGTACATTGTAGTCGACTGTCCTGCAAATCGCGGAAAGTTGAACGACAACGCCATGTATGCAACAGGGAATATCATCATCCCCCTTCGTGCAGAGAGCGGATATGAAAGCGGACTGTCCAGTACCGTGCAACGGCTTGTACAAGAAGCACGGCAGTACTTCGAGTTAAACATTCTTGCGATCACACCCACGGACTTACAAGATCGTATCGACCAACATACCCGCGACCGATCGCTCCTCAGGGAGATCAACAATCGGGATGGCGTATCGAAGCTCGTGCCAAACTATGCGCGAGTGACCGACGATGAGTGGGACGCAATTGACAACGGAAATCAAAACGGGTATTTGCCCGGGATTCGGCATCGGGCGGCGATCGACCGTGCGCATGATGAAGGAGTTCCTCTTCGGGACTACGATGAGACCTGCGACCAGCTCGAAGCCTACGATGAACTCGCTCAAATTGTTGAGCGGGGGGAGGTAGTACACGAATGA
- a CDS encoding DUF7344 domain-containing protein has product MKAVTEQLNDSMNRAELSRDQVFELLNSMRRRYAVHYLRRENCRVDFADVTNHVAAWEYNTTPTALLSEQRKRVYISLYQTHIPALANAGIIDYNPETGEIQPTSRIRVFDDYLNVFTRPMLPWNRYYCGLTLGSILLFMGIWGHFYPVTVLSWFVAILGVLTAFGMLSATHYWYTQNTIPETPPELHSTDD; this is encoded by the coding sequence ATGAAGGCAGTCACTGAACAGCTGAACGATTCAATGAATCGAGCTGAACTATCCCGGGATCAGGTGTTCGAGTTATTGAACAGCATGCGACGACGATATGCAGTTCACTATCTGCGACGAGAAAATTGTCGTGTCGACTTTGCCGATGTGACCAACCACGTCGCTGCCTGGGAATACAATACGACACCAACAGCTCTCCTCAGTGAACAGCGAAAACGGGTCTATATTTCGCTGTATCAGACCCACATTCCGGCACTCGCCAACGCTGGAATCATCGACTACAACCCAGAAACCGGAGAAATCCAGCCGACAAGCCGCATACGAGTGTTTGACGACTATCTGAATGTGTTCACCAGGCCAATGCTTCCATGGAACCGCTATTATTGTGGACTCACACTGGGGAGTATACTCCTTTTCATGGGGATCTGGGGGCATTTCTATCCAGTGACCGTTCTTTCCTGGTTTGTAGCGATCCTCGGCGTGCTAACGGCTTTCGGGATGCTGTCAGCTACCCACTATTGGTATACACAGAACACGATTCCAGAAACACCGCCAGAGCTCCATTCTACCGACGATTAG
- a CDS encoding DUF7522 family protein, giving the protein MSTLADATTEKLVRACRAQIGDELRSLTYFTPDEAEHLYLRDELERGDKLGFVETERRGFDHQRTYNWSELGEYNFTLRDFDNGYLVRVIADESGLYLTTDSLTMMQFEEVTSAIKPILAKAD; this is encoded by the coding sequence ATGAGCACGCTTGCTGATGCCACTACCGAGAAGTTGGTTCGGGCGTGCCGGGCACAGATTGGCGACGAACTGCGCAGTCTAACGTACTTCACGCCAGACGAAGCCGAACACTTGTATCTCCGGGATGAACTTGAACGCGGAGACAAACTCGGCTTCGTTGAAACCGAGCGCAGAGGATTCGACCACCAACGAACGTACAACTGGTCTGAACTGGGTGAGTACAACTTTACACTTAGAGACTTCGACAATGGCTATCTCGTGCGTGTGATCGCTGACGAGAGTGGACTCTATCTCACGACTGATTCATTGACGATGATGCAATTTGAGGAGGTGACGAGCGCCATCAAACCAATCCTTGCCAAAGCCGACTAA
- a CDS encoding helix-turn-helix domain-containing protein, translating to MSTSGHTSSNLDNVRKRLNVVTQETRFSLIQDILGHPSQLPTLKELDYVNPSKSQTTIRQHLQQLVDVGIVEEVFLPDKQRQNDLPYKFYGISNEGRTFLGEHGLLRAEETLQTVYTRVEKSDAIERYQTAPRPER from the coding sequence ATGAGTACGTCTGGTCACACGTCATCCAACCTCGACAACGTTCGAAAACGGTTGAACGTTGTCACCCAAGAAACGCGGTTCTCGCTCATCCAAGACATCCTCGGACACCCATCCCAGCTTCCAACGCTGAAAGAACTGGACTACGTGAATCCAAGCAAGAGCCAGACGACGATCCGTCAGCACCTCCAGCAACTCGTTGATGTGGGAATCGTCGAAGAGGTGTTCCTCCCTGACAAGCAACGACAGAACGATCTCCCATACAAGTTCTACGGAATCAGTAACGAGGGACGAACGTTTCTCGGCGAACACGGGTTACTACGTGCCGAAGAAACGTTGCAGACGGTATATACTCGCGTAGAGAAGTCCGACGCGATTGAACGGTATCAAACTGCTCCTCGTCCTGAGCGTTGA
- a CDS encoding glycosyltransferase, giving the protein MKVLQLVTGANDSFYRHQIRTLEENGIQCTTLTPPGSHTHENTDGSRSVVDYLRYFPRVLRESSASYDLLHANYGLTAPFALAQSQLPVVLSLWGSDLFGPYGWLSKLCARWCDAVIVMSTAMVAELDQDCYVVPHGVDIKQFRPIPQPDSQAAVGWDPTHLHVLFPYSPSHTVKNYPRAKRVVDAAQDCLNRPITLHTVFDEPHARIPLYMNAADVLLLTSQWEGSPNSVKEALACNLPVVAVDVGDIRDRVTGVSPSVVCETDTELVNGLVDVLATPRKSNGRHAARAVSRSQMGDRLQQVYKTVLSTSRSSSPDVYQTPPSR; this is encoded by the coding sequence ATGAAGGTCTTGCAGTTAGTGACTGGTGCGAACGACAGCTTCTACCGCCATCAAATTCGCACTCTTGAGGAAAATGGAATCCAATGCACAACACTCACACCACCAGGTAGCCATACACACGAAAACACGGACGGGAGTCGATCAGTAGTAGATTACCTACGGTATTTCCCCCGAGTCCTCAGGGAGTCTTCTGCGTCATACGACCTCCTCCACGCCAACTATGGATTGACAGCCCCGTTCGCCCTCGCCCAATCACAACTCCCAGTCGTTCTCTCACTATGGGGATCGGATCTATTCGGTCCCTATGGCTGGCTTAGTAAGCTCTGTGCACGCTGGTGTGACGCCGTCATTGTCATGTCCACCGCAATGGTAGCGGAACTTGACCAGGATTGCTATGTTGTCCCGCATGGCGTCGACATCAAGCAGTTTCGGCCCATACCACAACCCGATTCTCAAGCAGCTGTTGGCTGGGATCCAACCCATTTGCATGTCCTCTTTCCCTACTCACCTTCACATACAGTGAAAAATTATCCGCGCGCCAAACGAGTAGTAGACGCTGCACAAGATTGTCTTAACCGGCCGATCACCCTCCACACAGTGTTTGATGAGCCGCATGCACGAATACCGTTGTATATGAACGCAGCCGACGTCCTCTTATTGACCTCACAGTGGGAGGGGTCGCCAAATTCGGTGAAAGAGGCCCTCGCCTGCAATTTGCCAGTCGTTGCGGTGGATGTCGGCGATATCCGTGACCGCGTCACCGGTGTGTCGCCTTCAGTCGTCTGTGAGACGGACACTGAGCTGGTGAATGGGCTCGTCGATGTGTTGGCCACCCCTCGAAAATCAAACGGGCGCCACGCTGCGCGCGCGGTAAGCCGGTCGCAGATGGGGGACCGCCTCCAACAGGTCTACAAGACCGTTCTGTCGACATCTCGTTCCAGTTCGCCAGATGTCTATCAGACACCTCCTTCGCGATAA
- a CDS encoding helix-turn-helix domain-containing protein, protein MWEALLAIRHFGCPISDTSADVPEVNVQNLSKAEISGHRAKRLICLRGEKTQIDLFESIFRDHEFVKSFRRISDENSQQAYFTSEIEYNSDNPSILNLLGSHGCYRDSTVSVQRGIEHWGVYIEQKESLYKLIEKIGTLDNDLDLRKCINMGTISDNPSMNSTAILTRLTSRQQEAFETAYSLGYYESNSDITMDDLGEAMDVHPTTAWEHLKKVENLILSESGQRYFGGTEPVKQLIP, encoded by the coding sequence ATGTGGGAAGCACTACTAGCAATTCGTCACTTTGGATGCCCGATTTCCGATACGAGTGCAGACGTTCCAGAAGTTAATGTACAGAACCTATCAAAAGCTGAGATCAGTGGTCATCGCGCAAAGCGACTCATCTGTCTCCGAGGAGAAAAAACACAAATCGATCTATTCGAGAGTATTTTCCGAGATCATGAGTTCGTTAAGTCATTTCGACGGATTTCTGACGAGAATTCTCAACAAGCTTATTTCACGAGCGAGATTGAGTACAACAGCGACAATCCAAGTATCCTAAACCTCCTCGGATCGCATGGCTGTTACCGAGACAGCACCGTTAGTGTTCAGCGGGGTATCGAACATTGGGGAGTGTACATCGAACAAAAAGAATCACTCTATAAACTAATCGAGAAAATTGGAACGCTCGATAATGACCTTGATTTGCGCAAGTGCATTAACATGGGAACTATTTCAGATAATCCATCTATGAATTCAACTGCAATATTGACCCGGCTCACATCTCGTCAACAGGAGGCATTTGAAACTGCGTACTCATTGGGTTACTATGAGTCCAATTCGGACATCACCATGGATGACCTCGGTGAAGCTATGGACGTTCATCCAACAACGGCATGGGAACATCTCAAAAAGGTGGAGAATTTGATATTGAGTGAATCCGGTCAACGATATTTCGGTGGGACCGAACCAGTAAAGCAGTTAATCCCTTGA
- a CDS encoding Cdc6/Cdc18 family protein: MVSDESDDRDPLFRYDDPVFAREELLKIKHIPGSDRIVGRDEHMKQVAEALNPAIFGREPTHLLIFGETGTGKSLISRSVTERVIKEAKRDDITVKAAYVDCGEQNTEAGVVKTIGRELNNPTQSGITIPERGLATGDYYRRLWDVLDMCCDVAILILDEIDLLEDDEVLRKLSRAGENQQISDSNIGIIGISNKINFADELGERVKSSFARDELVFPAYDATQLVDILQNRRDAFRENVLEGDVIPLTAALAAQEHGDARKAIDILRNAGRIAAQSDTIPVTDEHVRQAKKKTEADRFAELIAGAPTQAKTILLALTNLTESKQADEFSTKEIYRRYQQIARGTGLDMLSERRTQEILKEHDFLNVIQSERRGRGRGQGVHAKHRLLEEPDIVKSVLEQDSRISDFLSSTDND; the protein is encoded by the coding sequence ATGGTGTCCGATGAGTCTGACGATCGTGATCCACTCTTTCGGTACGATGATCCGGTCTTCGCCCGAGAAGAACTCTTGAAAATTAAGCATATCCCTGGATCAGATCGAATCGTTGGTCGGGATGAGCATATGAAACAAGTCGCTGAAGCCCTCAATCCTGCAATTTTCGGCCGTGAACCGACTCACCTCCTCATTTTCGGCGAAACAGGCACAGGAAAGAGTTTGATTTCGCGAAGTGTGACAGAGCGTGTTATCAAAGAAGCTAAGCGAGACGACATTACGGTAAAAGCTGCCTATGTTGATTGTGGCGAACAAAATACCGAAGCTGGTGTCGTTAAGACCATTGGTCGTGAACTGAACAATCCGACTCAGAGCGGTATTACTATTCCAGAACGGGGGCTTGCGACTGGTGATTATTATCGACGTTTATGGGATGTTCTCGATATGTGTTGTGACGTTGCAATTCTTATCCTTGATGAAATCGACCTTCTGGAGGACGATGAAGTCCTTCGGAAGCTATCTCGTGCGGGTGAAAATCAGCAAATCTCCGACTCGAATATCGGTATCATCGGTATCTCCAACAAAATCAATTTTGCTGATGAACTCGGAGAACGCGTCAAATCCAGCTTCGCACGTGATGAATTGGTTTTCCCTGCCTATGACGCAACCCAACTCGTTGATATCCTTCAAAACCGTCGTGATGCCTTTCGTGAGAATGTCCTCGAAGGCGACGTTATCCCACTTACTGCGGCCCTTGCGGCTCAAGAACACGGTGATGCCCGCAAGGCAATTGATATTCTTCGAAACGCTGGGCGCATCGCTGCTCAATCGGATACTATTCCGGTAACTGATGAGCACGTTCGCCAGGCAAAGAAAAAAACGGAAGCCGACCGATTTGCCGAGTTAATTGCTGGAGCCCCAACGCAAGCAAAGACAATCCTGTTGGCACTCACCAACCTTACCGAGTCTAAACAAGCCGATGAGTTTTCTACGAAGGAAATTTATCGACGGTATCAACAAATAGCACGGGGAACAGGTCTCGATATGCTCTCTGAACGTCGTACCCAGGAGATTTTGAAAGAACACGATTTCTTGAACGTGATTCAGTCGGAGCGCCGAGGTCGAGGGCGTGGTCAAGGGGTTCATGCAAAGCATCGTCTCCTTGAGGAACCCGATATCGTCAAATCCGTACTCGAACAAGATTCTCGCATTAGCGATTTTCTCTCGTCGACTGATAACGATTAA